In Pseudomonadota bacterium, one genomic interval encodes:
- a CDS encoding Mpo1-like protein, with product MSSAATDHLTKEKLSFREELHLQRWDDHRFYHHSRINQSLHLLSAICFLACYVLLFFNPGAAAMLGWIVAMWSRQIGHFFFEPKTYDDVNQASHEHKEEIKVGYNLFRKRVLQTLWAVSPIVLWWKPELFGLFEAHTNWDEFFANLAVLWLLLGVGALIFRTVHLFFLQDVQTGLVWATKILTDPFHDFKLYCRSPIYLLRGELIDPMIHIQHTIEAENAEPAEPVSR from the coding sequence ATGAGCAGTGCAGCAACCGATCATTTGACCAAAGAAAAGCTCAGCTTTCGTGAGGAACTCCATCTTCAGCGTTGGGATGATCACCGCTTTTACCACCACAGCCGTATCAACCAATCGCTGCACCTCCTCAGCGCGATCTGTTTCCTCGCCTGCTATGTCCTGCTGTTTTTCAATCCGGGTGCCGCGGCGATGCTGGGATGGATCGTTGCCATGTGGTCCAGGCAGATTGGGCATTTCTTTTTTGAGCCCAAAACCTACGACGACGTCAACCAAGCGAGCCACGAACACAAAGAAGAAATTAAGGTGGGTTACAACTTGTTCCGAAAGCGGGTCTTACAGACCCTTTGGGCCGTATCGCCGATAGTGCTTTGGTGGAAACCAGAGCTGTTCGGGCTCTTCGAGGCGCACACCAACTGGGATGAATTCTTCGCCAACCTGGCGGTACTGTGGCTTCTGCTGGGGGTCGGCGCTCTGATATTCCGCACCGTGCACCTGTTTTTCCTGCAGGATGTGCAGACCGGTCTGGTCTGGGCGACCAAGATCCTCACCGACCCGTTTCACGACTTCAAGCTCTATTGCCGCTCACCAATTTATCTGCTCCGCGGCGAACTCATCGACCCGATGATCCACATCCAGCACACGATTGAAGCGGAAAATGCCGAACCGGCAGAGCCGGTCTCGCGCTGA
- a CDS encoding aminotransferase class III-fold pyridoxal phosphate-dependent enzyme has protein sequence MARLVPFYEYERDAAFGCDGAEKEVVARREAGFHQLKERLAAKSPRSREATRELEPAISDLQFTNANRVPFQFRSLVRENLPVGAVSDATEGVRIRDLDGNWSYDLGGSYGVNLLGYDFYKKCIENGANRVRDLGPVLGPYHPLIGNNVKMIREISGLDEVSFHMSGTEAVMQAARLARFHTRRSQLVTFCGAYHGWWDGVQGLGHHRSVNDMYMLTDMSEATLKVLRTRKDIACVLVNPLQALHPNQGASSDAMLVNGRRHGEADHEAYARWLAELREVCTARGIVLIFDEVFVGFRLGLGGAQEYFGVRADLVTYGKTLGGGLPVGVLAGKAELMSRHREDRPTDLCFARGTFNSHPYVMGSMYEFLRHVTAPGWADEARDQLALWDQRAAAVNASLQAADVPVRVQNLASIWMLTYAMPSRFHWLLQYYLRAEGLALSWVGTGRFIFSHNYTDEDVAEVGRRIVAAASRMREDGWWAKPDGLTDKDISRQVLREIVSRRWSRATG, from the coding sequence TTGGCCAGACTCGTACCCTTTTATGAGTATGAGCGGGATGCGGCTTTCGGGTGCGACGGCGCGGAAAAAGAAGTCGTCGCGCGCCGTGAGGCAGGTTTCCATCAGCTGAAAGAACGCCTGGCTGCCAAGTCCCCGCGCAGTCGCGAAGCGACCCGGGAGCTCGAGCCGGCCATATCCGATCTCCAGTTCACCAACGCCAACCGCGTCCCGTTTCAGTTTCGCAGCCTGGTCCGCGAAAACCTGCCTGTTGGTGCGGTCAGTGACGCAACCGAGGGCGTGAGGATCCGCGACCTTGACGGCAACTGGTCCTATGATCTCGGCGGATCATATGGCGTCAATTTGCTGGGTTACGATTTCTACAAGAAGTGCATCGAAAACGGTGCAAACCGGGTCCGGGACCTGGGGCCGGTGCTTGGCCCCTATCACCCGCTCATCGGCAACAACGTCAAAATGATCCGGGAGATTTCGGGTCTCGACGAGGTCTCGTTTCACATGTCCGGCACCGAGGCCGTCATGCAGGCCGCCCGGTTGGCGAGGTTCCACACCCGGCGCTCACAGCTGGTTACCTTTTGCGGGGCCTATCATGGCTGGTGGGATGGCGTGCAGGGCCTGGGCCATCATCGGTCGGTCAACGATATGTACATGCTGACCGATATGAGTGAGGCAACGCTCAAGGTCCTGAGAACCCGTAAGGACATTGCATGCGTCCTCGTTAATCCCCTCCAGGCCCTTCATCCGAATCAAGGCGCTTCGAGTGACGCGATGCTGGTCAATGGCCGTCGGCACGGCGAGGCGGATCACGAGGCGTACGCGCGCTGGCTCGCAGAGCTGCGAGAGGTCTGCACGGCTCGGGGTATCGTGCTGATCTTTGACGAGGTTTTTGTGGGTTTCCGCCTGGGTCTCGGCGGCGCGCAGGAATACTTCGGAGTAAGAGCGGATCTGGTGACCTACGGGAAAACGTTGGGGGGTGGGTTGCCGGTTGGCGTGCTGGCCGGCAAGGCGGAGCTCATGAGCCGCCATCGGGAAGATCGACCCACCGACCTATGCTTCGCCCGCGGTACCTTTAACTCGCATCCTTACGTGATGGGAAGCATGTATGAGTTTCTGCGCCACGTTACCGCCCCTGGGTGGGCCGATGAAGCCCGCGATCAGCTGGCGCTGTGGGATCAGCGCGCGGCGGCCGTCAATGCGTCACTGCAGGCGGCCGATGTTCCCGTCCGCGTTCAAAACCTTGCGTCGATCTGGATGCTCACCTATGCAATGCCCAGTCGATTTCATTGGCTGCTGCAATATTATCTTCGAGCTGAGGGGCTGGCACTGAGCTGGGTTGGAACCGGTCGATTCATTTTCAGCCATAACTATACGGATGAAGATGTGGCCGAGGTCGGACGCCGTATTGTCGCCGCGGCCTCCCGGATGCGTGAAGACGGCTGGTGGGCAAAACCCGACGGCCTGACGGACAAGGACATCAGCCGCCAGGTATTGCGCGAAATCGTCAGCAGACGCTGGTCCCGCGCCACCGGTTAA
- a CDS encoding protein kinase, with amino-acid sequence MDRQDKDRLLKAIADGEPVGDDAERVSPGLYQLSRVVQAFKLGETGGNTDGDFVFHWRHLSAREEIGEGGFGKVYRAYDSTLKRDVALKLAHRDREGEGPNPADLVEEARRLARVRHPNVLTIHGAEIDDGQAGIWSELIEGDTLKQRINRDGPLGIEHTLAVARPLSEALAAIHEAGLVHGDIKPGNIMLQSDQTPILMDFGSGGEPGTPAFTGSPVAMAPELLSGMPLSPETDIYAFGVVLYYLLTGTYPLKPLSLEELGEQSGRRSIDGRALPRRLRALTLRCLASDPATRPTVAEVSDALASAAHRPAQLKKLLTAGLVVLALAAGAKFLSDSVPTGGELTDRPPNSIAILPLEDLGDGEDGRRFSDGLSEEILHQLTRFPDLNVVARASSFAFRGAELEPQELASRLRVRYLLTGSVRQVDDQLRITTFLTDHRGQSIWSETYDRSMADVFSLQSDVASAVAAQLSATLAADDSPSTYEPKPAAYQEFLLGREYLRARTPGFARAALGHFNAAIAADPEYASPLAGRALTLLLAPVRSGLSDDPRGEAAKDVAAALALNPDEAFVLAAQGLVLSNSGQVEAAVEPLRRALSLDRDIAGAPTWLSNALIDQGKEDESREVLSAALKRNPLDPRLATNVATRHSNTGNFEAAEAMLLRLLDLPNPPQPAYSELFQLYDRYGRFDKLIAAGKSWILAEAENDADPYFFCSFIAYGYARLALFEQAHYWQDLAESMPPVAPGTWMRRVFIYRLQGLPERMEGPLTQMMAEQGFDLDRAPPFFAAVVGAIRIVNEDYESGVEYLEKAIRWPIPKTQDLVMIDLVQILAFAQQQAGNHDRADQLLAEIEQALDKLQQLGLGGNPEMLSVRAMNQVLLGHNEAALALFQDAYAAGFRHYQQMLFDPRVEPLADQPTFTALMAQLGQDIADQRERVLAIEATDNFIELLEPRLKGR; translated from the coding sequence ATGGATAGGCAAGACAAAGACCGCCTGCTGAAAGCGATCGCTGACGGGGAGCCGGTTGGGGACGACGCGGAGCGGGTCTCCCCCGGTTTGTACCAGCTGAGCCGCGTCGTGCAGGCATTCAAATTGGGTGAGACGGGCGGGAATACCGACGGGGACTTTGTTTTCCACTGGCGACACTTGAGCGCTCGTGAGGAAATTGGCGAGGGTGGTTTTGGCAAGGTCTACCGCGCGTATGATTCCACCTTAAAGCGGGATGTAGCCCTCAAGCTGGCGCACCGCGATAGGGAAGGCGAGGGCCCAAACCCCGCGGACCTCGTCGAAGAAGCCCGGCGCCTGGCGCGGGTGCGTCACCCCAACGTGCTGACAATCCATGGTGCTGAAATCGATGACGGTCAGGCAGGCATCTGGTCAGAGTTGATAGAGGGTGACACGCTAAAACAGCGGATCAATCGGGACGGGCCTCTCGGCATCGAGCACACCCTAGCCGTGGCGCGGCCACTCAGCGAAGCGCTGGCAGCGATTCACGAAGCGGGTCTGGTGCATGGGGATATCAAGCCTGGCAACATCATGCTCCAGTCGGATCAGACGCCGATCCTGATGGATTTTGGCTCCGGGGGAGAGCCAGGTACACCCGCCTTCACGGGTTCTCCGGTAGCGATGGCGCCGGAACTCCTCAGCGGTATGCCCCTATCGCCCGAGACCGACATCTACGCGTTCGGTGTCGTTTTATATTACCTGCTCACCGGCACTTATCCCTTGAAACCCTTGTCGCTGGAGGAGCTCGGTGAGCAAAGCGGCCGCCGGTCGATCGATGGCCGAGCGCTGCCCCGGCGCCTTCGAGCGCTTACCCTGCGCTGCCTCGCGTCCGACCCGGCCACACGACCAACCGTGGCTGAGGTTTCGGACGCGTTGGCCAGCGCAGCTCATCGCCCGGCCCAGCTAAAAAAGTTGCTGACAGCCGGTCTTGTTGTGTTGGCACTGGCGGCTGGTGCCAAGTTTCTCTCCGATAGCGTGCCGACTGGAGGCGAGCTAACGGACCGGCCACCCAACTCGATTGCGATCCTGCCGCTGGAGGATCTCGGTGATGGCGAGGACGGTCGCCGATTTAGTGACGGCCTGAGTGAAGAAATACTGCATCAGCTGACGCGGTTTCCGGATCTAAACGTGGTTGCTCGAGCCTCTTCCTTCGCTTTTCGTGGGGCAGAGCTGGAACCCCAGGAATTGGCCAGCCGCCTCAGGGTTCGCTATCTGTTAACGGGCAGCGTCCGCCAGGTCGATGACCAGCTCCGCATCACCACGTTTCTGACTGATCATCGCGGACAAAGTATCTGGAGTGAGACCTACGACCGTTCGATGGCGGATGTTTTTTCATTGCAGAGCGATGTTGCGTCGGCGGTCGCGGCGCAGCTCTCAGCAACCCTCGCTGCCGATGACTCACCTTCAACCTACGAACCGAAGCCGGCCGCCTACCAGGAGTTTCTGCTCGGACGCGAATACCTGCGGGCGAGAACTCCAGGGTTCGCCAGGGCGGCGCTTGGTCATTTCAATGCCGCTATTGCTGCTGACCCGGAATACGCGTCACCGCTCGCCGGGCGCGCGTTAACGCTCCTGTTGGCGCCGGTGCGCAGCGGCCTCAGCGACGACCCGCGCGGCGAGGCCGCCAAGGACGTTGCCGCGGCTCTTGCGCTCAACCCTGATGAAGCGTTTGTGCTCGCGGCGCAGGGCCTGGTGCTGTCGAACAGTGGCCAGGTTGAGGCAGCCGTTGAGCCGCTTCGAAGAGCGTTGAGCCTGGACCGCGATATCGCCGGTGCGCCAACCTGGTTGAGCAACGCGCTGATTGACCAAGGGAAGGAAGACGAGTCGCGGGAGGTGCTCAGCGCCGCCCTGAAGCGAAACCCGTTGGATCCTCGTCTCGCGACCAACGTGGCTACCCGACACAGCAACACCGGGAATTTCGAGGCGGCCGAAGCGATGCTGTTGCGGCTGCTTGATCTGCCCAATCCGCCCCAGCCAGCCTACTCTGAGCTGTTTCAGCTCTATGACCGCTACGGCCGCTTCGACAAGCTCATTGCGGCGGGCAAGTCGTGGATCCTTGCTGAGGCGGAGAACGATGCTGACCCCTATTTCTTCTGCTCCTTCATTGCCTATGGCTACGCGCGGCTGGCCCTTTTTGAACAGGCTCATTATTGGCAAGACCTTGCAGAATCGATGCCACCCGTGGCGCCCGGCACCTGGATGCGCCGGGTCTTCATCTATCGCCTGCAGGGACTACCCGAGCGGATGGAAGGACCGCTGACACAAATGATGGCGGAGCAGGGCTTCGACCTGGATCGCGCGCCGCCCTTTTTTGCGGCGGTAGTGGGCGCCATTCGAATTGTCAACGAAGACTATGAGTCGGGCGTTGAGTACCTGGAAAAAGCGATCCGTTGGCCGATACCAAAGACTCAGGATCTGGTCATGATCGACCTGGTTCAAATCCTGGCTTTCGCCCAGCAGCAGGCCGGAAACCATGACCGCGCGGATCAGCTGCTGGCCGAGATCGAACAGGCCTTGGATAAGCTGCAGCAGCTTGGACTTGGCGGTAACCCGGAGATGCTGTCGGTGCGCGCAATGAACCAGGTGCTCCTCGGCCACAACGAAGCGGCACTGGCCCTGTTTCAGGACGCCTACGCCGCCGGTTTCCGGCACTATCAGCAGATGCTTTTCGACCCACGAGTAGAGCCGCTGGCAGATCAGCCCACGTTCACCGCGCTGATGGCGCAGTTGGGGCAGGACATTGCGGACCAGCGAGAGCGGGTGCTGGCGATCGAGGCGACCGACAACTTTATCGAGCTGCTCGAGCCGAGACTCAAAGGCCGCTGA
- a CDS encoding DUF1838 family protein has product MQSFLIDHLVSRREALRMAGVAGAGLMLGSTGPALARHGKVESLPGGLDYSDPRDNLYAFGKIWAGYSEPVIGAFHGLMYGRVGTDRMRPLFNFEGIGVLQAEIDENRDLKIKTREVGLFTDLRTREVLEVWDNPYTGKKVEVYHFYNPGGGGTLGVEMPKFVVPGNPDTPTLMNEGSIFPDENGRYPFLMPFEQYGDDLLLAWDYTHYHKNPVTPEGWPVSSTGPIVSPAEHFTFKVSRRELEDRDLPTVRMYAGFSRSSQWWPWMGMGGSGLESGVLSGRMHSHNGLSGYDDVPRKVLDYLERRAPQYLEPVEGWPRSSPRLDTWTAYSQDVAPETEGHPWKPAADEIRPPTGKGALKRG; this is encoded by the coding sequence ATGCAGTCATTCCTGATAGATCATCTGGTCAGCCGGCGCGAGGCGCTGCGCATGGCGGGTGTTGCGGGTGCTGGACTAATGCTGGGTTCAACCGGGCCGGCCCTGGCTCGGCACGGCAAGGTCGAGTCGCTCCCCGGCGGCCTGGACTACAGCGACCCTCGCGACAATCTCTACGCCTTCGGCAAAATCTGGGCCGGCTATAGTGAACCGGTCATCGGTGCCTTTCACGGACTGATGTACGGTCGAGTGGGCACCGATCGGATGCGGCCGCTCTTCAACTTTGAAGGAATTGGGGTTCTCCAGGCTGAGATCGACGAAAATCGCGATCTGAAGATCAAAACCCGGGAAGTTGGGCTGTTCACCGACCTGCGTACTCGCGAGGTGCTCGAGGTTTGGGACAACCCCTACACCGGCAAGAAAGTCGAGGTCTACCACTTTTACAATCCCGGCGGTGGCGGAACGCTGGGCGTGGAGATGCCCAAGTTTGTTGTGCCAGGCAACCCGGATACGCCGACGCTGATGAACGAGGGGTCGATCTTTCCGGACGAAAACGGACGCTATCCGTTTCTGATGCCATTTGAGCAGTACGGCGACGACCTGCTGCTCGCCTGGGACTACACCCATTACCACAAGAATCCGGTAACGCCAGAAGGTTGGCCCGTGTCGTCGACCGGGCCGATCGTCAGCCCAGCCGAGCACTTCACCTTCAAGGTCTCGCGCCGAGAGCTGGAGGACCGTGACCTTCCCACTGTTCGGATGTATGCCGGGTTCTCCCGCTCGTCCCAGTGGTGGCCCTGGATGGGCATGGGCGGCAGTGGGCTTGAATCCGGCGTGCTCAGCGGACGGATGCATAGCCACAACGGGCTGTCAGGTTATGACGACGTGCCCCGCAAGGTGCTCGATTATCTGGAGCGCCGAGCTCCCCAGTATCTGGAGCCGGTTGAAGGTTGGCCCCGCTCCTCGCCGCGGCTCGACACCTGGACCGCCTATTCCCAGGACGTTGCGCCGGAAACCGAGGGACATCCCTGGAAGCCAGCAGCAGACGAAATCAGGCCGCCCACAGGGAAGGGCGCCCTCAAACGCGGCTGA
- a CDS encoding Ig-like domain-containing protein, with the protein MTKRHHRRRLALTVSAALATSAPLPAQELVELGQLNGTNGFAINGEGTDHFSGRAISGIGDINGDGFDDLVIGAPRGDNGSNDYRGISYVVFGSDSGFPANLELATLNGTNGFALLGLNPDDEFGHTVGGAGDVNGDGLNDLLIGTEFANLSFVLFGRETPFSPRSFLSEITANEGFRITGAGSGDAAGGAVSIAGDVNGDGFDDILIGAAFADPNGSINAGASYIVFGTDAGFPSNLDLGTLNGSNGFVMNGEAAGDFAGLAVSGAGDINADGFDDLLIGAQNASPTNGTAAGITYVIFGFDDFAIDLISLANVGRGGGTSSVGLTIDGLAPFDLLGIAVSDAGDINGDGFGDVLLGADPAGGSGPGTSYVVLGSDQQFPSSLDLSSLDGSNGFTINGVASEDGAGLSVSSAGDVNGDGLDDFLVGARRADPVGKTNAGITYLIYGTTAGYPATLDLASVDGGNGFAINGVAGADYAGRAVSGGGDINGDGLDDLFIGAPYADSSGVNRNGSSYVLFGNSAPLTRADSATLFSQLEDETAPQGSPLESTIINAYLDADPFAGMAVIADSSTPGQGIWQYSADGSSWSSVPGTVSDQTALVLSATDLLRFVPEPDFEGVPGPLSVRLWDGRWRQPGTDVDITLATGAFGGFSRDEELLDVSVEIIGINDAPSFSASNPPAVNEDPGGVTVSGWANFDPGAPGESGQFPLVYQVENISSPGLFSVLPTIGTLGNLVYNAAPDVSGTSTFDVRVVDNGGIANGGVDVSGFQTFTITVNPVNDPPGFSAEDPPVVAIDAGPQTVAGWATFDPGAPDEQGQQASYQVLGVEDAGLFATPPSVDSSGNLTYTATPGVEGSTEFTVQVNDSGGTANGGTDTSSAQTFVIRIGAETLFADSFED; encoded by the coding sequence ATGACAAAACGACATCATCGTCGCCGACTCGCGCTAACTGTTTCGGCAGCTCTCGCCACAAGCGCTCCGCTTCCTGCGCAGGAGCTTGTTGAGCTTGGCCAACTTAATGGCACAAACGGTTTCGCAATCAACGGAGAGGGTACCGATCACTTTTCTGGCCGCGCGATCAGTGGCATCGGAGACATCAACGGCGACGGATTTGATGACCTCGTCATCGGCGCACCGCGGGGAGATAACGGCAGCAACGACTATCGAGGTATTTCCTACGTGGTTTTCGGCAGCGACTCCGGCTTCCCTGCCAATCTGGAGCTTGCGACGCTCAACGGCACCAATGGATTCGCTCTGCTCGGGTTGAATCCCGACGACGAATTCGGCCATACGGTCGGCGGCGCCGGGGACGTCAACGGGGATGGTCTGAATGATCTGTTGATCGGTACTGAGTTCGCTAACCTCAGCTTCGTGTTGTTCGGGAGAGAGACACCTTTCTCTCCACGCAGTTTCCTATCCGAAATCACTGCGAATGAGGGTTTCCGCATCACGGGCGCCGGCTCTGGCGATGCCGCAGGTGGCGCAGTCAGCATTGCTGGTGACGTTAACGGTGATGGCTTTGACGACATACTAATCGGCGCCGCTTTTGCCGACCCCAATGGAAGTATCAACGCTGGCGCGAGCTACATCGTGTTCGGCACCGACGCGGGTTTTCCGTCCAATCTCGACCTTGGCACACTCAACGGATCTAACGGCTTTGTGATGAACGGAGAGGCAGCTGGAGATTTTGCTGGCCTCGCCGTTAGCGGTGCCGGCGACATCAATGCCGATGGTTTTGATGATCTGCTGATCGGCGCACAAAACGCGTCGCCGACAAACGGGACGGCTGCCGGCATAACCTACGTTATCTTTGGTTTTGATGATTTTGCGATCGATCTCATCAGTCTCGCCAACGTTGGCCGTGGCGGTGGCACCAGCAGTGTCGGTCTTACTATTGACGGGCTTGCGCCCTTTGACCTTCTTGGAATCGCCGTGAGTGACGCGGGAGATATCAACGGCGACGGCTTTGGAGATGTGTTGCTCGGCGCTGACCCGGCTGGCGGATCGGGCCCTGGCACCAGCTATGTCGTGCTGGGCTCCGACCAGCAGTTTCCATCAAGCCTGGATCTTAGCTCGCTCGACGGTTCCAACGGGTTTACGATCAACGGCGTCGCCTCTGAAGACGGCGCTGGGCTTTCCGTCAGCAGCGCAGGTGATGTCAATGGAGATGGCCTCGACGATTTTCTGGTCGGTGCCCGACGAGCAGATCCGGTTGGCAAGACGAATGCTGGCATCACTTACCTAATCTATGGCACCACTGCCGGCTATCCCGCCACGCTGGATTTGGCTTCCGTCGACGGCGGAAACGGTTTCGCGATCAACGGCGTCGCCGGCGCTGATTATGCAGGCCGTGCGGTAAGCGGTGGGGGCGACATCAACGGCGATGGCCTTGACGACCTTTTCATCGGCGCACCCTACGCCGATTCGAGCGGAGTCAATCGCAACGGAAGCAGCTACGTGTTGTTTGGCAACAGCGCTCCGCTAACCCGAGCCGACTCAGCAACACTGTTCTCTCAGCTGGAGGACGAAACCGCACCACAGGGAAGTCCGCTGGAAAGCACCATCATAAACGCCTACCTCGACGCCGATCCATTTGCCGGGATGGCGGTGATTGCCGATTCCAGCACCCCAGGCCAAGGCATCTGGCAGTACAGCGCTGACGGCAGCAGCTGGAGCAGTGTCCCCGGTACCGTGAGTGATCAGACGGCGCTGGTTCTCTCGGCAACTGACCTGCTGCGTTTCGTTCCAGAACCCGACTTTGAGGGCGTGCCCGGACCACTGAGCGTGCGCCTGTGGGACGGACGCTGGCGACAGCCCGGTACCGATGTGGATATCACGCTGGCGACCGGAGCTTTCGGCGGGTTCTCCCGCGACGAGGAGCTGCTCGACGTCTCGGTCGAGATCATTGGGATCAACGATGCCCCATCCTTCAGCGCCAGCAACCCACCGGCGGTCAATGAAGACCCGGGGGGCGTCACCGTATCCGGATGGGCCAACTTTGATCCGGGCGCGCCCGGCGAAAGCGGCCAGTTCCCGCTGGTTTACCAGGTTGAAAACATCTCTAGCCCGGGCCTCTTCTCGGTGCTGCCCACTATCGGCACGCTGGGCAATCTGGTCTATAACGCCGCCCCGGACGTCAGCGGAACAAGCACCTTCGATGTCCGCGTGGTCGACAATGGCGGTATCGCCAACGGCGGTGTCGACGTGTCCGGTTTTCAAACCTTCACGATCACCGTCAATCCGGTCAACGATCCACCGGGCTTCAGCGCGGAAGATCCGCCGGTGGTTGCGATCGATGCCGGACCACAGACGGTTGCTGGCTGGGCCACCTTTGACCCTGGTGCGCCGGACGAGCAAGGTCAGCAGGCGAGCTATCAGGTGCTGGGGGTTGAAGATGCTGGCTTGTTTGCGACTCCGCCCTCGGTGGACAGCAGCGGCAATCTCACCTATACCGCTACGCCCGGTGTCGAAGGCTCCACTGAGTTCACGGTCCAAGTGAACGACAGCGGCGGCACCGCCAACGGGGGAACCGATACCTCCAGCGCACAGACGTTTGTGATCCGCATCGGTGCCGAAACCCTCTTTGCCGATAGTTTCGAGGACTAA
- a CDS encoding RHS repeat domain-containing protein — MTEKTREVRRLALLVGCAVGAVALAETYTYDDAGRLTGIVYDDPDRTLIRLELDDAGNLVSQSRSTEFVFIDSFEESSP, encoded by the coding sequence ATGACGGAGAAAACGCGCGAGGTGCGCCGTTTGGCGCTGCTGGTCGGTTGCGCTGTCGGGGCGGTCGCTCTAGCTGAAACGTACACCTACGATGACGCTGGCCGATTGACCGGTATCGTCTACGACGATCCGGACCGGACCTTGATTCGGCTGGAGCTGGATGATGCGGGCAACCTGGTCAGCCAGTCGCGGTCGACGGAGTTTGTTTTTATCGACAGCTTTGAGGAGTCGTCACCATGA